One region of Diabrotica undecimpunctata isolate CICGRU chromosome 6, icDiaUnde3, whole genome shotgun sequence genomic DNA includes:
- the LOC140443561 gene encoding uncharacterized protein: MHIKQVIKQSDDLMHIIKKLSKIIFDKFTERDRKVWTRRLNSQMFRCSKVIKNSKLSVGTVRKLQTYIGHFKHFRQIILNFNNKYFGLGLNSKLRNRVKWENVISCFASRIKTGVIVNLVHKDLTQFLNDCYIIFSRKIKIILKTNRILKVNTTFCGEFIKKSSDTESLDLKYFNTKNAIIDTSTDLHLWFSENVKDKIFTKLSEFAEKDSGAALSKVISLEVNINKVEIGNGSSFIDLPIEIQKKRACINVHNVDQACFYWSIVSALYPVNKNAGRVSKYPHYSTVLQTDKLESPMQLNQISKFEKLNAISVNVFVLELNVVKDKQFYEVVPARLTPQKMEKHVNLLLVQDKYFPKLNDYDVLPEDDDQTEIRLHYCWIKDLGKLVKSQLNKDTRKKYICDRCLNYFSSESKLAEHEEMCSDVNKCRMTVPKYDHVAFRNFTYKQTTPFIVYADFECQLHNFTDSNVTVSKTAKYQKHVPFSAGYYLKCAYDDSLSYFNSYRGENCMEWFAKEMAEISTFVNSKIKTIVPMVEKPNTNMATLCHICGKRFLATDTIVVDHDHFTGQVRGFAHQACNLNFKKLFVVPIVFHNFSGYDSHFMIIDLCKHGHLSLLPINKEKYISFTLQSDEHQIKLRFIDSLRFMGASLDELASLLDISEKKILKREFSQLDNDTFNLLTCKGVFCYDYIDSLEKLDETSLPTINHFYNKLNNEYISEEKYAHAQNVWQKFNCKNLGEYSDLYLKTDILLLADVFEQFRQKCRDTYKLDPAWYYTMPGYTWDCMLKYTQCKLELLKDVDMILFMEKAIRGGISVCSNRYSEANNKYISSYDPTRPSKYILYLDVNNLYGWAMSEALPIGGFKWIEDVTKFGVGNLPEGHIDIMSIQDDAKEGYFFQVDLEYPRELHDKHKDFPFAAEHRIPPGSKLPKLLPTLYPKTKYIMHYRNLKQALANGLILTKIHKVLKFNQSAWLRPYINLNTQLRAKATSSFEKNLYKLMNNAVFGKTLQNQRRHRIVKLCKKWHGRYGAKNLIASSRFHSRTIFSENLVAIELKKSEVCFNKPLYIGAAILNISKLCMYDFHYNFMLPTMGEKNCSLLYMDTDSFIYELQCSDAYREVLKAHPSKFDTSDYAENNPYEIERLNKKIPGLMKDEANGKIITHFIGLRSKMYTFKLQITDEEREKERQRLERKQLNKERIECDIGNLGITKKAKGVKYNVVRNKITYEDYEKCLKEFKIQTASQRCIRSYQHSVFSIEQSKTALSPYDDKRYLIPKSFNTLPWGHYLVE, translated from the coding sequence ATGCATATAAAACAAGTGATTAAACAGTCTGATGATTTGATGCACATTATTAAAAAgcttagtaaaataattttcgataAATTCACTGAAAGAGATCGTAAAGTTTGGACAAGACGGTTAAATAGTCAAATGTTTAGATgtagtaaagtaattaaaaacagtaaactatccgtaggaacagttagaaaattgcaaacttacataggacattttaagcattttaggcaaattattttaaatttcaataataagtaCTTTGGGTTGGGGCTTAATTCAAAATTACGCAAtagagttaaatgggaaaatgtCATTTCGTGTTTTGCTAGTCGAATTAAAACTGGAGTTATAGTTAATTTAGTGCATAAGGACTTAACACAGTTCCTAaatgattgttatattatttttagtagaaaaattaaaattattttaaaaacaaatagaattcttaaagtcaatactacattttgcggcgaattcattaaaaaatcaagtgataccgaaagtttagatttaaaatattttaacactaaaaatgctattatagacacatcgaccgatttacatctttggtttagtgaaaatgttaaggataaaatttttacaaagctgtctgaatttgcagaaaaagatTCGGGTGCTGCTCTGTCTAAAGTAATCTCATtagaagttaatattaataaagtagaaATAGGAAATGGTTCATCGTTCATTGACTTGCCAATAGAGATTCAGAAAAAACGAGCGTGCATTAATGTGCATAACGTTGATCAGGCATGCTTTTATTGGTCAATAGTTAGCGCTCTGTATCCTGTTAACAAAAATGCTGGACGAGTTTCGAAATATCCACATTATTCTACTGTTTTGCAAACGGATAAATTAGAAAGCCCAATGCAATTaaaccaaatttcaaaattcgaaaaattaaACGCCATATCAGTTAATGTTTTTGTCTTAGAATTAAATGTAGTTAAGGACAAACAATTTTACGAAGTAGTACCTGCCAGACTGACaccgcaaaagatggaaaagcatGTTAATTTGCTGCTagtacaagataaatattttccaaaattaaacGATTACGATGTTCTTCCAGAAGATGACGATCAGACTGAAATACGCCttcattattgttggattaaagaTTTGGGAAAATTAGTAAAATCGCAATTAAACAAAGACAcacgtaaaaaatatatatgtgataGATGTTTGAACTATTTTAGCAGTGAAAGCAAACTAGCAGAGCACGAAGAAATGTGTTCAGATGTGAATAAATGCAGAATGACTGTTCCCAAATATGATCATGTGGCTTTTCGCAATTTTACATACAAACAAACAACTCCGTTTATAGTTTATGCTGATTTTGAATGCcaattacataattttacagATTCCAATGTCACAGTGAGTAAAACagcaaaatatcagaaacatgtaccttttagtgcaggttattatttgaaatgtgcttacgatgatagtttatcttattttaatagctatagaggtgaaaattgcatggagtggttcgcaaaagaaatggccgaaatttccacatttgtaaattccaaaataaagacaattgtACCTATGGTCGAAAAGCCCAACACAAATATGGCAACTTTGTGCCATATTTGTGGCAAACGCTTTTTGGCTACAGATACAATTGTTGTAGATCACGATCATTTTACGGGACAAGTACGAGGATTTGCGCACCAAGCATGtaatttgaactttaaaaaattgtttgtcgtCCCAATCGTATTTCATAATTTTAGTGGCTACGACTCGCATTTTATGATTATAGATCTTTGCAAGCATGGGCACTTGAGCTTACTTcccattaataaagaaaaatatatttcatttacattacaatctgacgaacatcaaattaaattacgatttattGATTCACTTAGATTTATGGGAGCTTCACTCGATGAATTGGCATCTCTTTTAGATATATCagaaaagaagattttaaaacgagaatttagtcaattagataatgatacatttaatttgttaacttgtaaaggagtattttgttacgattatattgatagtttggaaaaattggatgaaacttctttacccacaattaaccatttttataataagttaaataatgaatacattagtgaagagaagtatgctcatgcgcaaaatgtttggcagaaatttaattgtaaaaatttggggGAATACAgcgatttgtatttaaaaacagatattctgctgttggctgatgtgtttgagcagtttcgacaaaaatgtcgagacacaTATAAATTAGATCCAGCATGGTATTATACTATGCCAGGATACACTTGGGATTGTATGCTCAAATATACACAATGTAAATTAGAATTGCTAAAAGATGTGGATATGATCTTGTTTATGGAAAAAGCCATAAGAGGTGGGATATCTGTTTGTAGCAACAGATATTCGGAGGCCAACAACAAATACATTTCGTCGTATGATCCCACACGGCCCTCTAAGTACATCCTCTATTTAGATGTAAACAATCTGTATGGCTGGGCCATGAGTGAAGCTTTACCAATAGGAGGATTCAAGTGGATCGAAGACGTAACCAAATTTGGTGTTGGTAATCTTCCCGAAGGCCATATAGATATTATGTCAATACAGGATGATGCAAAGGAGGgctattttttccaagttgactTGGAGTATCCACGCGAATTACACGACAAacataaagattttccatttGCTGCCGAACACCGCATTCCGCCCGGTTCAAAATTACCAAAGTTATTACCAACCTTATAtcccaaaacaaaatatattatgcaTTATAGAAATCTTAAACAGGCATTAGCCAACGGGTTAATTTTAACAAAGAtacataaagttttaaaatttaatcaatCTGCGTGGCTGCGACCGTACATTAACTTGAATACTCAACTTAGAGCTAAAGCAACAAGTAGCTTCGAGAAAAATCTTTACAAGCTAATGAATAATGCGGTGTTCGGAAAGACTTTACAGAATCAAAGACGTCATCGTattgtaaaattatgtaaaaagtggCATGGAAGGTACGGAGCCAAAAATTTGATTGCGAGTAGTCGATTTCACAGTCGTACGATCTTTAGCGAAAATTTGGTAGCTATCGAACTTAAGAAATCAGAAGTATGCTTTAATAAACCCCTGTATATAGGCGCAGCAATCCTCAATATATCCAAATTATGTATGTATGATTTTCACTACAACTTTATGCTTCCAACGATGGGAGAGAAAAACTGTTCATTGCTGTACATGGATACAGATAGCTTTATTTATGAATTGCAATGTTCAGATGCATATAGAGAGGTTTTAAAGGCGCATCCAAGTAAATTCGATACCTCAGACTATGCCGAAAACAACCCATACgaaatagaaaggttaaataaaaaaatccccgGATTAATGAAGGATGAGGCAAATGGGaaaataattacacattttattggattacgatcaaaaatgtacacatttaaactgcaaataactgacgaggagagggaaaaagagagacagcgtctagaaagaaaacaactaaacaaagagagaattgaatgtgacataggaaatttgggaataacgaaaaaagcaaaaggagtgaaatataacgtcgttcgaaataaaattacgtacgaagactatgaaaaatgtcttaaagaattcaaaattcaaaccgcgagccaaagatgtattcggtcgtaccaacactcagtattcagcatcgagcaatccaaaacggctctaagtccttatgacgataagaggtacttaataccaaaatcatttaatacgcttccgtggggacattatcttgttgaataa